One window from the genome of Solea solea chromosome 2, fSolSol10.1, whole genome shotgun sequence encodes:
- the hce2l1 gene encoding hatching enzyme 1.2 isoform X2: MNSTTILLCVFFGLLTQAYLLPVKNSTGVHEGKVRLKRKYSEEAYHYFSLNVDDDFDDINAMDQILAVNSRLRAPRGVTFREGDIATSHLQSAITCPGNSCLWPKSVDGFVYVPYIISPLYDDMDRITIETGMQDIAAGTCIKFVPRTHEGNFLDVQPRYGCWSFLGQTGGSQTLSLQTPGCMWAGVASHEFMHALGFVHEQSRSDRDHYVTIVWNNIMPDRIHNFRKQLTNNLNSPYDYNSVMHYGRYAFSEDGGPTIIPKPDPYIPIGQRDGPSALDLHKINVLYNCGANE, encoded by the exons ATGAATTCTACCACGatcctcctctgtgtcttctTTGGCTTGCTGACCCAGGCGTACCTTCTCCCTGTTAAG AACTCCACAGGAGTACATGAGGGTAAAGTGAGGTTGAAAAGGAAATACTCAG AGGAAGCCTATCATTATTTCTCTTTAAATGTAGATGATGACTTTGATGACATAAATGCGATGGATCAAATCCTGGCAGTCAACAGTA GGCTGCGAGCACCTCGAGGCGTGACATTCAGAGAAGGCGATATTGCCACTTCACACTTACAGAGTGCAATAACTTGCCCTGGTAACTCCTGTCTGTGGCCTAAATCAGTCGATGGATTTGTTTATGTTCCATACATCATCTCCCCACTATACG acGACATGGACAGAATCACCATAGAAACCGGGATGCAAGACATCGCCGCTGGAACGTGCATCAAATTTGTTCCACGCACTCATGAGGGTAATTTCCTCGACGTTCAGCCAAGATATGG CTGCTGGTCATTCCTGGGGCAGACTGGGGGAAGCCAAACTTTGTCACTGCAGACTCCTGGGTGCATGTGGGCAGGAGTGGCCTCCCACGAGTTCATGCACGCTCTTGGCTTTGTCCATGAGCAGTCCCGCTCTGACCGAGACCACTATGTTACAATTGTATGGAATAACATCATGCCAG ACCGCATTCACAACTTCAGGAAACAGCTGACAAACAATCTCAACAGCCCATATGACTACAACTCTGTCATGCATTATGGAAG GTATGCCTTCTCTGAAGACGGTGGACCAACCATCATCCCCAAACCAGATCCTTACATTCCTATTGGCCAGCGAGATGGCCCGAGTGCTCTAGATCTTCATAAAATTAACGTCCTTTATAACTGTG GTGCCAATGAGTAA
- the hce2l1 gene encoding hatching enzyme 1.2 isoform X1, with translation MNSTTILLCVFFGLLTQAYLLPVKNSTGVHEGKVRLKRKYSGGLLARKKPLSALHHAYDDFDDINAMDQILAVNSRLRAPRGVTFREGDIATSHLQSAITCPGNSCLWPKSVDGFVYVPYIISPLYDDMDRITIETGMQDIAAGTCIKFVPRTHEGNFLDVQPRYGCWSFLGQTGGSQTLSLQTPGCMWAGVASHEFMHALGFVHEQSRSDRDHYVTIVWNNIMPDRIHNFRKQLTNNLNSPYDYNSVMHYGRYAFSEDGGPTIIPKPDPYIPIGQRDGPSALDLHKINVLYNCGANE, from the exons ATGAATTCTACCACGatcctcctctgtgtcttctTTGGCTTGCTGACCCAGGCGTACCTTCTCCCTGTTAAG AACTCCACAGGAGTACATGAGGGTAAAGTGAGGTTGAAAAGGAAATACTCAGGTGGGCTCTTGGCAAGAAAGAAACCTTTAAGTGCACTTCATCATGCAT ATGATGACTTTGATGACATAAATGCGATGGATCAAATCCTGGCAGTCAACAGTA GGCTGCGAGCACCTCGAGGCGTGACATTCAGAGAAGGCGATATTGCCACTTCACACTTACAGAGTGCAATAACTTGCCCTGGTAACTCCTGTCTGTGGCCTAAATCAGTCGATGGATTTGTTTATGTTCCATACATCATCTCCCCACTATACG acGACATGGACAGAATCACCATAGAAACCGGGATGCAAGACATCGCCGCTGGAACGTGCATCAAATTTGTTCCACGCACTCATGAGGGTAATTTCCTCGACGTTCAGCCAAGATATGG CTGCTGGTCATTCCTGGGGCAGACTGGGGGAAGCCAAACTTTGTCACTGCAGACTCCTGGGTGCATGTGGGCAGGAGTGGCCTCCCACGAGTTCATGCACGCTCTTGGCTTTGTCCATGAGCAGTCCCGCTCTGACCGAGACCACTATGTTACAATTGTATGGAATAACATCATGCCAG ACCGCATTCACAACTTCAGGAAACAGCTGACAAACAATCTCAACAGCCCATATGACTACAACTCTGTCATGCATTATGGAAG GTATGCCTTCTCTGAAGACGGTGGACCAACCATCATCCCCAAACCAGATCCTTACATTCCTATTGGCCAGCGAGATGGCCCGAGTGCTCTAGATCTTCATAAAATTAACGTCCTTTATAACTGTG GTGCCAATGAGTAA
- the hce2l2 gene encoding hatching enzyme 1.2 isoform X2, with protein sequence MDRIILLCMVSSSISAAHTQNFLFSPKWRPVGYKERDEDAVRTTMDEIIKANEFQASRIIDGSTSLREGDIAVSAGRRSKVCFARSCLWSKSVDGHVYIPYKLSPDYTEIDTKQIKKGMENIEKGTCVRFVPRTHQRDYIDIQQKSGCWSYLGSRGGRQTVSLQSPDCVQVGVVSHEFMHALGFVHEQSRFDRDNYVTIMWPNIWRDRLRNFEKFRTDNLDLPYDYGSIMHFGMYAYSQDGEPTIIPKKSKDTKLGQATTLSHIDRLKINKLYECSW encoded by the exons ATGGACCGGATTATCCTCCTGTGCATGGTCTCCTCCAGTATTTCAGCCGCACACACTCAG AATTTTTTGTTCAGCCCAAAATGGCGACCTGTTGGCTATAAAG AGCGTGATGAGGATGCTGTTAGGACAACGATGGATGAAATCATTAAAGCAAATGAGTTCCAAG CTTCTCGTATCATTGATGGCTCCACCAgcctgagagagggagacattGCTGTCTCTGCTGGAAGACGCTCCAAAGTCTGCTTTGCACGGAGCTGCCTCTGGTCAAAGTCAGTGGACGGACATGTCTACATTCCGTACAAGCTGTCACCTGACTACA cTGAAATTGATACAAAGCAGATAAAGAAAGGGATGGAGAACATAGAGAAAGGAACTTGTGTGCGATTTGTGCCTCGGACTCACCAGCGAGACTACATCGACATCCAGCAAAAGTCTGG GTGCTGGTCCTACCTTGGTTCCCGTGGTGGAAGACAGACCGTGTCCCTCCAGAGCCCCGACTGTGTCCAAGTTGGAGTGGTTTCCCATGAGTTCATGCATGCCCTGGGCTTTGTGCACGAGCAGTCTCGCTTCGACCGGGACAACTATGTCACCATCATGTGGCCAAACATTTGGAGGG ATCGTTTAAGGAATTTTGAGAAATTCAGGACGGACAATCTGGACCTGCCATATGACTATGGCTCAATCATGCACTTTGGGAT GTATGCCTACTCTCAGGATGGGGAGCCAACCATCATTCCTAAGAAAAGCAAAGACACAAAGCTGGGCCAAGCAACGACTCTCAGCCACATTGACAGGCTGAAAATCAACAAGCTTTACGAATGCAGTTG GTGA
- the hce2l2 gene encoding hatching enzyme 1.2 isoform X1 has product MDRIILLCMVSSSISAAHTQNFLFSPKWRPVGYKERDEDAVRTTMDEIIKANEFQASRIIDGSTSLREGDIAVSAGRRSKVCFARSCLWSKSVDGHVYIPYKLSPDYTEIDTKQIKKGMENIEKGTCVRFVPRTHQRDYIDIQQKSGCWSYLGSRGGRQTVSLQSPDCVQVGVVSHEFMHALGFVHEQSRFDRDNYVTIMWPNIWRDRLRNFEKFRTDNLDLPYDYGSIMHFGMYAYSQDGEPTIIPKKSKDTKLGQATTLSHIDRLKINKLYECSDMDEN; this is encoded by the exons ATGGACCGGATTATCCTCCTGTGCATGGTCTCCTCCAGTATTTCAGCCGCACACACTCAG AATTTTTTGTTCAGCCCAAAATGGCGACCTGTTGGCTATAAAG AGCGTGATGAGGATGCTGTTAGGACAACGATGGATGAAATCATTAAAGCAAATGAGTTCCAAG CTTCTCGTATCATTGATGGCTCCACCAgcctgagagagggagacattGCTGTCTCTGCTGGAAGACGCTCCAAAGTCTGCTTTGCACGGAGCTGCCTCTGGTCAAAGTCAGTGGACGGACATGTCTACATTCCGTACAAGCTGTCACCTGACTACA cTGAAATTGATACAAAGCAGATAAAGAAAGGGATGGAGAACATAGAGAAAGGAACTTGTGTGCGATTTGTGCCTCGGACTCACCAGCGAGACTACATCGACATCCAGCAAAAGTCTGG GTGCTGGTCCTACCTTGGTTCCCGTGGTGGAAGACAGACCGTGTCCCTCCAGAGCCCCGACTGTGTCCAAGTTGGAGTGGTTTCCCATGAGTTCATGCATGCCCTGGGCTTTGTGCACGAGCAGTCTCGCTTCGACCGGGACAACTATGTCACCATCATGTGGCCAAACATTTGGAGGG ATCGTTTAAGGAATTTTGAGAAATTCAGGACGGACAATCTGGACCTGCCATATGACTATGGCTCAATCATGCACTTTGGGAT GTATGCCTACTCTCAGGATGGGGAGCCAACCATCATTCCTAAGAAAAGCAAAGACACAAAGCTGGGCCAAGCAACGACTCTCAGCCACATTGACAGGCTGAAAATCAACAAGCTTTACGAATGCA GTGACATGGATGAAAATTAA